The uncultured Roseibium sp. genome contains a region encoding:
- a CDS encoding DUF87 domain-containing protein: MYQADRLHHTYIIGQTGTGKSTLLGQLMEQDISYRRGCCLLDPHGDLARSVASVAGDKAIYWDLGDPSCPYGYNPLTYVAEQYRPLVASGLIDTLKKQWADAWGARMEHMLRYALLALLSRPGSSLRDIVPMFLSKEFQKQVLNATTDEQVRFFWFREFPKMNYKSAADGVAPIANKLGAFLAHPVVRKAICAPEKSLRFREIIDTGGTLIVNLAKGSLGSDVTDILGGLIVSSIALAAYSRQVQAEKDRRPYFLYIDEFHAFTTSAFADMLSELRKYKLGLVLSHQFTSQLSKGVLEAVLGNVGTSIVFRLGANDAPLLAKQLGSERIETADFVGLENFEFFIKMVVNGHKTEGFSGKTQSTYSNRDMR, from the coding sequence ATGTATCAGGCAGATCGACTACACCACACCTATATCATCGGCCAAACTGGAACAGGAAAATCAACGCTTCTCGGTCAGCTCATGGAACAGGATATATCCTACCGGCGTGGTTGCTGTCTTCTTGATCCTCATGGAGACTTGGCGCGTTCCGTGGCGAGTGTGGCGGGAGACAAGGCGATCTATTGGGACCTGGGTGATCCTTCCTGTCCATACGGATACAATCCACTAACTTATGTTGCCGAGCAATATCGCCCTTTGGTTGCCTCTGGTCTGATTGATACCCTCAAGAAACAGTGGGCGGACGCTTGGGGGGCGCGCATGGAGCATATGCTCCGTTATGCACTTCTCGCTCTGTTGTCTCGACCGGGGTCTAGCTTGCGGGACATCGTCCCGATGTTCTTGAGCAAAGAATTCCAGAAGCAAGTTCTTAATGCAACCACTGACGAACAGGTGCGGTTTTTCTGGTTCCGTGAATTTCCTAAAATGAACTACAAATCCGCTGCCGATGGTGTTGCTCCAATAGCCAACAAGCTTGGTGCGTTTTTGGCACATCCAGTTGTCAGGAAAGCTATCTGTGCGCCAGAGAAATCGCTGCGTTTCCGGGAGATCATAGATACGGGGGGAACGCTTATCGTCAATCTGGCCAAAGGTAGCCTAGGAAGTGATGTGACCGACATTTTGGGCGGTTTGATCGTTTCTTCGATCGCGCTCGCTGCTTACAGTAGGCAAGTTCAGGCGGAGAAAGACCGTAGACCCTACTTCTTATACATAGACGAATTCCACGCCTTTACCACGTCTGCATTTGCTGACATGCTGTCAGAGCTACGTAAATACAAACTTGGACTTGTCCTTAGCCATCAGTTTACTAGTCAACTCTCCAAGGGTGTGTTGGAAGCGGTCCTTGGCAACGTTGGTACATCGATTGTGTTTCGGCTTGGGGCGAATGATGCACCTCTGCTCGCGAAGCAATTGGGGTCAGAAAGGATTGAAACAGCAGATTTTGTGGGATTAGAGAATTTTGAGTTTTTTATAAAAATGGTGGTGAATGGACATAAGACGGAAGGTTTTTCGGGAAAAACTCAATCGACATATTCAAATAGAGATATGCGATAG
- a CDS encoding recombinase family protein → MKQCFGYVRVSSLKQGEGVSLDAQKDAIERFAANSDITITKWFEEQQTAAKSGRPIFNQMLKALKAGKAAGVVMHKIDRSARNFFDWAKIGELADNGIDVHFATESLDFSSRGGRLTANIQMAVAEDYVRNLRTEIFKGQRGQLERGFYPFSAPIGYQDNGKRQLKTIDPVKGQLVKLAFELYGSSQYSYETLRCELAKHGFTQGSGKPLSRGCLEAFLANPFYCGVIRIKRTGEVFQGAHEPLISAELFERVQKIKAGKCSKKITRHNHLFRGLFACGQCGRSMIPERQKGYVYYRCHYSECPKNIVREEPLDAAIGKVLSTVQFTEDVLKLINERVAAWVRRHQNCDVTNQKTSTMQLAKIDERIEKLEDAAIEQIIDKATFDKRKENLLLERTQIEQEAQKAKQFYQNPKAIETFLERIKSLAEHYYFAGPSAKREIVEIAVSNRKVTAKNVSAEPSDWLEKTKCAVTILMCADGRATSRTFSAEYKAMEELAALARSPQSKRLPLILMDEA, encoded by the coding sequence ATGAAACAATGTTTTGGCTATGTGCGGGTTTCCTCTTTGAAGCAAGGAGAGGGCGTCTCGCTGGATGCGCAGAAGGACGCCATAGAGCGCTTTGCTGCCAATAGCGACATTACCATCACCAAGTGGTTTGAAGAGCAGCAGACGGCGGCCAAGTCGGGTCGTCCGATTTTCAATCAGATGCTGAAAGCCCTAAAAGCAGGCAAGGCCGCCGGAGTGGTGATGCACAAAATCGACCGGTCGGCGCGCAACTTCTTCGATTGGGCAAAGATCGGCGAATTGGCCGACAACGGCATCGACGTGCACTTTGCCACCGAGAGCCTGGACTTCAGTTCCCGTGGCGGACGATTAACCGCCAATATCCAAATGGCGGTGGCCGAGGATTATGTGCGCAATCTGCGTACGGAAATCTTCAAAGGCCAACGCGGCCAGTTGGAACGCGGCTTCTATCCGTTCTCCGCTCCCATCGGATACCAGGACAACGGCAAGCGCCAACTCAAAACCATTGATCCGGTCAAAGGCCAGCTGGTGAAGCTGGCTTTCGAGCTTTATGGCAGCAGCCAGTATTCATACGAAACGTTGCGGTGTGAGTTGGCCAAACACGGCTTCACTCAAGGTTCCGGAAAACCACTTTCTCGAGGATGCTTGGAGGCGTTCCTGGCCAATCCCTTCTATTGTGGCGTCATTCGCATCAAGCGGACTGGAGAGGTTTTCCAGGGCGCCCATGAGCCGCTCATCTCAGCGGAGCTGTTTGAGCGTGTCCAGAAGATCAAGGCGGGCAAATGCAGCAAGAAAATCACTCGGCACAATCATCTCTTCCGAGGGCTGTTTGCTTGCGGTCAGTGTGGTCGTTCCATGATCCCGGAACGTCAAAAAGGCTACGTCTACTATCGCTGCCACTATTCGGAGTGCCCAAAGAACATCGTGCGAGAGGAACCGCTAGATGCGGCTATCGGCAAGGTGCTCTCCACTGTTCAGTTCACCGAGGATGTCTTGAAATTGATAAACGAGCGTGTGGCGGCTTGGGTACGCCGACATCAAAACTGCGATGTCACCAATCAGAAAACTTCGACCATGCAATTAGCTAAAATTGACGAGCGCATTGAGAAGCTGGAGGACGCCGCCATTGAGCAGATCATAGACAAAGCGACCTTCGACAAGCGCAAAGAAAACCTACTGCTGGAAAGGACGCAGATCGAGCAAGAAGCCCAGAAAGCCAAACAATTTTATCAAAATCCGAAAGCAATAGAGACGTTTCTCGAACGGATAAAAAGCCTTGCAGAACACTATTATTTCGCAGGGCCATCAGCAAAACGGGAGATCGTGGAAATCGCTGTCTCGAACCGAAAGGTGACTGCGAAAAACGTTTCTGCTGAGCCGTCAGACTGGCTAGAGAAGACGAAATGTGCGGTGACTATCCTGATGTGTGCAGACGGTCGTGCCACTTCTCGAACTTTTAGTGCTGAATATAAGGCCATGGAGGAACTAGCAGCACTGGCAAGATCGCCACAGTCAAAGCGTTTACCTTTAATACTAATGGATGAAGCATGA
- a CDS encoding helix-turn-helix domain-containing protein, with product MHQSFAHDFKVMRKKSGLSQKDCAHLLGVDQSRISHLESGERAPSLRQICQLSLIFGKAPESLLADAFAQARTTVSRRLSTLPRGSRRFCRLINRQRTLEALAARLENSDNERGGRL from the coding sequence ATGCACCAATCATTTGCCCACGACTTCAAGGTCATGCGCAAGAAATCCGGCTTGTCGCAGAAGGACTGCGCCCACCTGCTTGGGGTGGATCAAAGCCGAATCTCGCATCTGGAAAGCGGTGAACGCGCCCCTTCCTTACGGCAGATCTGCCAGTTGTCACTCATCTTCGGCAAAGCACCGGAGAGCTTGCTGGCTGATGCCTTTGCCCAGGCGAGAACAACTGTCTCCAGGCGACTATCCACCCTGCCTCGCGGTTCACGCCGCTTCTGCCGGTTGATCAATCGGCAACGCACGCTCGAAGCCCTCGCGGCTCGCTTAGAAAATAGCGACAACGAGCGTGGTGGCCGCTTATAA
- a CDS encoding DUF3768 domain-containing protein, with protein sequence MSAGITDLGQREAAQVLAAVANFDDFTEDNDPHGEHDCALFDWQEHRIMFKIDYYDPSLQYHSGDPADPTITTRVMTVMFASEY encoded by the coding sequence TTGAGCGCCGGCATCACCGACCTCGGTCAAAGGGAAGCGGCCCAGGTTCTGGCCGCTGTTGCCAACTTCGACGATTTTACCGAGGACAACGATCCTCATGGTGAACATGACTGCGCCTTGTTCGATTGGCAAGAACACAGGATCATGTTCAAGATCGACTACTACGATCCAAGCCTACAATACCATTCCGGCGATCCGGCCGATCCGACGATCACAACACGGGTCATGACGGTCATGTTCGCATCGGAGTATTGA
- a CDS encoding IS1182 family transposase, which produces MLKKPGPDQTALEMVTLDQLVPGDHLLRKIDAVIDFSFIHDRVADLYCADNGRPPLDPTLLFKALFIGYLFGIRSERQLVREIEVNVAYRWFLRLKLTDKVFDASTLSQNRRRRYNDASVAQDIFDHIVEQAIRHGLVDGTVLYTDSTHLKANANKGKYDLAQIEKSRSDYWADLDKAIEAERKLHGQKPLKEKAREPEVKETKVSRTDPDSGYMVREGKPKGFFYLDHRTVDGRLGIVTDTFATPANVHDSIVYLSRLVRQRQRFDFDVKAVGLDAGYATTGIARGLEERDILGVTGYRRPTSPRPGMMRKSVFAYEADADGYRCPEGQLLTYATTDRTGYKHYRSDPAICGTCPLLASCTSNAGSVRTITRHVWQEARERTDAHRLTAWGKAVYKRRKETVERSFADAKQLHGHRYARFRSRLRVQVQCLLAAAAQNIKKIAMALTKAPKQAPA; this is translated from the coding sequence ATGTTGAAGAAGCCCGGCCCCGACCAGACAGCGCTCGAGATGGTGACGCTCGATCAGCTTGTTCCCGGCGATCACCTGTTGCGCAAGATCGATGCGGTGATCGACTTTTCGTTCATCCACGACCGTGTTGCGGATCTTTACTGCGCGGACAACGGCCGGCCACCGCTTGATCCGACGCTTTTGTTCAAGGCGCTGTTCATCGGCTACCTGTTCGGAATCCGCTCGGAGCGCCAGCTGGTGCGTGAGATCGAGGTGAATGTCGCCTATCGCTGGTTCTTGCGTCTGAAGCTGACGGACAAGGTGTTTGATGCCTCCACGCTGAGCCAGAACCGGCGTCGGCGCTACAACGACGCGAGCGTGGCCCAGGACATCTTCGACCATATTGTGGAGCAGGCAATCCGCCACGGGCTTGTGGATGGCACGGTGCTCTATACGGACTCAACCCACCTGAAGGCGAATGCCAACAAGGGCAAATACGATCTGGCACAGATAGAGAAGTCGCGATCGGACTACTGGGCGGATCTGGACAAGGCCATCGAGGCGGAGCGCAAGCTGCATGGCCAGAAGCCGCTGAAGGAGAAGGCCCGGGAGCCGGAGGTCAAAGAGACCAAGGTCAGCCGCACGGATCCCGACAGCGGCTACATGGTGCGCGAGGGCAAGCCGAAGGGGTTCTTCTACCTGGACCACCGCACCGTGGACGGCAGGCTGGGGATCGTCACGGACACCTTCGCCACACCGGCCAACGTCCATGACAGCATTGTTTATCTCTCCCGGCTGGTTCGCCAGCGGCAGCGCTTCGACTTCGACGTGAAGGCCGTCGGTCTGGATGCGGGCTATGCCACCACGGGGATCGCCAGGGGGTTGGAGGAGCGGGACATTCTGGGCGTCACCGGTTACCGCCGCCCCACGTCCCCCAGACCCGGCATGATGCGCAAGTCGGTCTTCGCTTACGAGGCTGACGCCGATGGCTACCGCTGTCCGGAAGGCCAGCTCTTGACCTATGCCACGACGGACAGGACCGGTTACAAGCACTACCGTTCCGATCCTGCGATCTGCGGAACCTGTCCGCTGCTGGCCTCCTGCACCTCAAATGCCGGCTCGGTCCGCACCATCACCCGCCATGTCTGGCAAGAAGCCCGTGAACGGACCGATGCCCATCGCCTGACCGCCTGGGGCAAGGCCGTCTACAAGCGCCGCAAGGAAACGGTCGAACGCTCGTTTGCAGATGCCAAACAGCTTCACGGACACCGCTATGCCAGGTTCCGAAGTCGTCTACGCGTACAAGTGCAGTGCCTGCTCGCCGCCGCTGCCCAGAACATCAAGAAGATCGCTATGGCCCTCACCAAAGCCCCGAAACAAGCACCCGCCTGA
- a CDS encoding site-specific integrase gives MRLYDGKSRRLYINAAERKRFLKIAKRQELEIRAFCLTLFYTGCRLSEGLALTASAVDLHSSLISFRTLKKRQLHEVREVPIPPVLVRTLKALIRQRHIQNPFAAPDALKLWQQHGRPLNRTTGYRWIKAVMQTADIRGAQASPKGLRHGFGVHAQQCGVQLNMLRKWMGHASIATTAIYANAVGKEEMEIAGRMWG, from the coding sequence ATGCGGCTCTATGACGGAAAGAGCCGCCGCCTCTATATCAATGCAGCCGAAAGGAAGCGGTTTCTGAAAATCGCCAAGCGGCAAGAGTTGGAAATCAGGGCTTTCTGCCTGACCTTGTTCTATACGGGCTGCCGGCTGTCAGAGGGTCTGGCGCTCACCGCCTCCGCCGTGGACCTCCACAGCAGCCTCATCTCATTCCGGACGCTGAAGAAGCGGCAGTTGCATGAAGTCCGCGAGGTGCCGATCCCACCGGTGTTGGTCCGGACACTCAAAGCTCTGATCCGGCAGAGGCATATCCAAAATCCTTTTGCCGCACCGGATGCCCTCAAGCTCTGGCAGCAACACGGTCGCCCCCTTAACCGAACCACTGGTTATCGCTGGATCAAAGCGGTGATGCAAACAGCCGATATCAGAGGAGCCCAGGCTTCACCCAAAGGTCTGCGTCACGGGTTCGGTGTTCATGCCCAGCAGTGTGGTGTGCAGCTCAATATGCTGCGTAAATGGATGGGACACGCCTCCATCGCGACCACGGCCATCTACGCCAACGCAGTGGGCAAGGAAGAGATGGAGATTGCGGGGCGGATGTGGGGCTAG
- a CDS encoding MucR family transcriptional regulator, protein MTDTSDAANLIDLTVDIVSAYVGNNTIASADLPNLIQQIHGALQKTTAVAQEPEPEPLKPAVPIKKSVTPDFLICLEDGKQFKSLKRHLRSQYGMTPEEYREKWDLAPDYPMVAPSYTAARSELAKKMGLGNKSKGRKRK, encoded by the coding sequence ATGACCGATACTTCCGATGCGGCAAACCTTATCGACCTCACAGTCGACATCGTTTCGGCCTACGTCGGCAACAACACTATTGCCTCGGCTGACCTGCCGAACCTGATCCAGCAAATTCACGGTGCCTTGCAGAAAACTACAGCTGTTGCCCAGGAACCGGAGCCCGAGCCGCTTAAGCCGGCGGTGCCGATCAAGAAGTCGGTCACTCCCGATTTCCTTATCTGTCTGGAGGACGGCAAGCAGTTCAAATCGCTGAAACGTCACCTGCGGAGCCAGTATGGTATGACACCAGAGGAATACCGGGAGAAGTGGGATCTTGCTCCCGACTATCCCATGGTGGCGCCTAGCTACACTGCGGCACGATCGGAATTGGCGAAGAAAATGGGCTTGGGGAATAAGAGCAAGGGCCGGAAGCGGAAATAG
- a CDS encoding AlpA family phage regulatory protein — MRILSKRQVKDLVLYSPQHIARLEAAGQFPKRVKLGQCRVGWVEQEVLDWLQDRLDRRDSSTDTPE, encoded by the coding sequence ATGAGGATACTATCGAAGCGGCAGGTGAAGGATCTGGTCCTGTACTCTCCGCAACACATTGCCCGCCTGGAGGCGGCAGGCCAATTCCCCAAGCGGGTAAAGCTGGGCCAATGCCGGGTCGGCTGGGTTGAACAGGAAGTGCTGGATTGGCTTCAGGATCGTCTCGACCGCCGAGACAGCTCCACCGACACTCCTGAATAG
- a CDS encoding serine protease: protein MSNGRISDHLRYMTVRILTSEQDNTSWTGAGTGFLYRFAREAEQVPLLVTNKHVIDGAVVIGLTFHITADNNENPAPGAGRLIAIGSSQLPIIRHPDPNVDLAAIALAPIIDHAVNHEGWHPFIKCLDKSNLPSDQMIGDFGALEDVVMVGYPTGIVDAVNNFPIVRRGITSTPYTTDYQGKQEFLADIPVYGGSSGSPIFIVNEGGYSTPNAFIMGGRFALIGVLYAGHTETVDGHIVAEPIPTNLMPVAKVKHMINLGLCIKSVLIEDLAAQIPGW from the coding sequence ATGAGTAACGGCAGGATATCCGATCATCTGCGCTATATGACCGTACGTATCCTGACTTCAGAACAGGATAACACCAGTTGGACAGGAGCAGGGACCGGTTTCCTATATCGCTTTGCGAGGGAAGCCGAGCAAGTGCCGTTGTTGGTCACAAACAAGCACGTTATTGATGGTGCGGTTGTTATTGGTCTCACGTTTCATATAACGGCGGACAACAACGAAAATCCTGCGCCTGGTGCAGGCCGCCTCATTGCGATCGGCTCAAGCCAGCTTCCTATCATTCGTCATCCTGATCCGAATGTTGATTTAGCCGCCATCGCTTTGGCGCCTATTATCGACCACGCCGTAAATCATGAAGGTTGGCACCCCTTTATCAAATGTCTTGATAAATCGAATTTGCCTTCCGATCAGATGATAGGCGATTTCGGCGCGTTGGAAGACGTTGTGATGGTAGGCTATCCAACTGGCATCGTGGACGCGGTGAATAATTTTCCAATCGTTCGGCGAGGCATTACTTCAACGCCATATACGACGGACTATCAAGGAAAACAGGAATTTCTCGCGGACATTCCAGTCTATGGTGGTTCGTCAGGTTCGCCGATTTTTATCGTGAACGAAGGCGGCTATTCGACGCCAAATGCCTTCATAATGGGCGGACGCTTTGCGCTCATTGGCGTTTTATACGCTGGACACACCGAAACCGTGGACGGTCATATTGTTGCGGAGCCTATTCCGACGAATCTTATGCCAGTTGCCAAGGTTAAACACATGATAAACTTGGGATTGTGCATCAAGAGTGTGTTGATCGAAGACCTTGCCGCCCAAATTCCGGGTTGGTGA
- a CDS encoding replication-relaxation family protein — MPLDALGRRSRFSRQPTGKRIALTERDTAILRLLYRYRYLRVSQLLAFLQPRSEKRFVERLGDLYHETGLINRPQAQWRAFYPRSTPLIYELSAKGRRYLSEHGDLPHRVTSLAQATAPGRAPQFEHAMMIVDALAEIELTTRQEPDQRFVPVGEILERAPDRERLNGKSLAAPVTIQPGPLAPWLKRPFHTHLIPDGLYGIEYLIDGKKLYRFWALECENMSPKTRSTAKRSSLALKKAAYDAFISGKGYREVWGIPNLQVRVVCRKLEKLTAR, encoded by the coding sequence ATGCCTCTCGATGCTCTCGGCCGCCGGTCGCGATTTTCTCGCCAACCGACCGGCAAGCGGATCGCACTCACCGAACGCGATACGGCGATCCTCCGTCTCCTGTACCGCTACCGCTATCTGCGTGTATCGCAGCTGCTCGCTTTCCTTCAACCGAGGTCGGAAAAGCGCTTCGTGGAGCGTTTGGGCGACCTCTACCACGAAACCGGCCTGATCAACCGGCCTCAGGCGCAGTGGCGAGCTTTCTATCCACGTTCGACGCCGCTGATTTATGAGTTGTCAGCCAAGGGGAGGCGGTATCTGTCTGAACACGGAGACTTGCCGCACCGAGTGACGAGTCTGGCGCAGGCCACCGCGCCGGGACGAGCACCGCAGTTCGAGCACGCTATGATGATTGTTGATGCGCTGGCTGAGATCGAGCTGACGACGCGGCAGGAGCCAGATCAGCGCTTTGTGCCGGTCGGAGAGATCTTAGAGCGAGCGCCCGATAGAGAGCGTCTGAATGGCAAGTCCTTGGCTGCGCCAGTGACCATCCAGCCCGGTCCTCTGGCGCCCTGGCTGAAGAGACCTTTCCATACCCACCTCATTCCCGATGGGCTGTATGGTATCGAATATCTGATCGACGGCAAGAAATTGTATCGGTTCTGGGCGTTGGAGTGTGAGAATATGAGCCCGAAGACCCGATCAACGGCCAAGCGGTCGAGTTTGGCGCTCAAGAAGGCGGCCTACGATGCGTTCATCAGCGGCAAGGGGTATCGGGAGGTATGGGGAATACCGAATTTGCAGGTGAGGGTGGTGTGTAGGAAGCTCGAAAAACTAACCGCACGCTGA
- a CDS encoding ATP-binding protein: MDTPAGLSVHVSRLSSDILERFVPANVDVTDIPLFVPLAECLFDLLENEALFAVPDIDYGGGLAPPRSALWEAEVALRRTAQVVENLDAAMATLADVVTAMLEPLIAQCPALVRPQIEDERALTFNSSLLRLLTDLLGIAEGMVQLPFAPEVAELGLLERLCDRLEYNLVVASGGVPGDGKERTLRLPSKAPAMPEEQLLKTYLAGTPFAALFEVSVPITIPEETRFEHQHIVAGSGHGKTQTLQQLIMHDLDAVAAGEASIVVIDSQSDLINTIANLAVFAPGGPLADRLCLIDPTDVEWPVALNLFDVGLERINQYSQLDRERLINGVLELYDFVLGSLLDAGMTQKQTVIFRYITRLLLHIPGATIHTFRQLLEDSGSDTFRPYIAKLEGSARSFFETEYDSREFTQTRKQVLRRLYGILENQSFERMFSHPKSKVDLFSEMNAGKVILINTAKDLLKENGSEIFGRFFIAMLAQAAQERAVLPREKRLPTFVYIDEANDYFDRTIGIILSQVRKYRVGVLLAHQFLGQLDTKLHEAISANTAIKFAGGVSAKDARALAGELRTDPGFIEAQEKLSFAAFVKGTTRHAVPVTIQPGQMERQPRLTVEEREALRDAMRAKYAVHYTEARAAAGRQHKPETEEDEPPKDNDPPDTGEPMPWE, from the coding sequence TTGGACACTCCGGCCGGTCTCTCGGTTCATGTATCACGGCTATCCAGCGATATTCTGGAACGCTTTGTCCCGGCCAACGTGGATGTCACGGACATACCGCTCTTTGTGCCCCTGGCCGAGTGTCTGTTCGACCTACTGGAAAACGAAGCCCTGTTTGCCGTTCCAGACATAGACTATGGCGGTGGCCTGGCTCCACCCCGCTCTGCGCTTTGGGAGGCCGAAGTCGCCCTGCGCCGGACCGCGCAGGTGGTGGAGAACCTGGACGCTGCTATGGCAACGCTGGCCGATGTGGTCACGGCTATGCTCGAGCCGTTGATTGCCCAATGTCCGGCACTCGTCAGGCCGCAAATCGAAGACGAGCGGGCGCTCACCTTCAATTCATCGCTTTTACGCCTCCTCACCGATCTGCTCGGTATTGCGGAAGGCATGGTGCAACTGCCGTTTGCGCCGGAGGTTGCCGAGCTGGGTTTGCTGGAACGGCTTTGTGACCGGCTGGAATATAATCTCGTTGTCGCGTCCGGTGGTGTGCCGGGGGATGGCAAGGAGCGAACGCTCCGTTTGCCGAGCAAGGCTCCGGCTATGCCCGAAGAACAGCTCCTGAAGACCTATCTGGCTGGGACACCGTTTGCCGCGCTCTTTGAAGTATCAGTACCGATCACCATTCCCGAAGAGACCAGATTTGAGCATCAGCACATCGTCGCCGGTAGCGGTCACGGCAAGACCCAGACCCTGCAACAGCTCATCATGCATGATCTTGACGCGGTGGCGGCCGGAGAGGCCTCCATCGTCGTCATCGACAGCCAGAGCGACCTCATCAACACCATTGCCAATCTGGCGGTGTTTGCGCCAGGTGGCCCCTTAGCGGATCGGCTGTGTCTCATTGACCCGACCGACGTGGAATGGCCGGTGGCGCTCAATCTCTTCGATGTCGGTCTGGAGCGGATCAACCAGTATTCGCAGCTCGACCGGGAACGGCTGATCAATGGCGTCTTGGAGCTATACGACTTCGTACTGGGATCATTGCTCGACGCTGGAATGACCCAGAAGCAAACGGTGATCTTCCGCTATATCACCCGACTCTTGCTGCATATTCCCGGCGCCACTATCCACACTTTCCGGCAGCTCTTGGAAGACAGCGGTTCCGACACCTTCCGCCCCTATATCGCCAAGCTGGAAGGTTCCGCCCGTTCGTTCTTCGAGACCGAATACGACAGTCGAGAGTTCACCCAGACCCGGAAGCAGGTACTGCGCCGTCTCTATGGCATCTTGGAGAACCAATCCTTTGAACGGATGTTCTCGCACCCCAAGAGCAAGGTGGATCTGTTTTCGGAGATGAACGCAGGCAAGGTCATCCTTATCAACACCGCCAAGGATCTCTTGAAAGAAAACGGCAGCGAGATCTTTGGACGCTTCTTTATCGCCATGCTGGCCCAGGCGGCCCAGGAACGGGCCGTGTTGCCCCGCGAGAAGCGGCTACCCACCTTTGTCTATATCGATGAAGCCAACGACTATTTCGACCGGACAATCGGTATTATTCTGAGCCAGGTCCGCAAATACCGGGTTGGCGTTTTGCTCGCCCATCAATTCCTCGGTCAGCTCGACACCAAACTGCACGAAGCAATCTCCGCCAACACGGCGATCAAGTTCGCCGGCGGGGTCTCGGCCAAGGATGCGCGCGCCTTAGCCGGCGAGCTACGCACAGATCCGGGGTTTATCGAAGCCCAGGAGAAGCTTTCCTTTGCCGCCTTTGTGAAGGGGACCACCCGACATGCGGTTCCGGTCACTATTCAGCCCGGGCAGATGGAGCGACAACCGCGCCTGACTGTCGAGGAGCGAGAAGCGCTCAGAGACGCTATGCGCGCCAAATACGCCGTCCACTACACCGAAGCCCGCGCGGCAGCCGGTCGGCAACACAAACCGGAGACAGAAGAGGACGAACCACCGAAGGACAATGATCCACCTGATACCGGTGAGCCGATGCCGTGGGAGTGA